From one Fulvitalea axinellae genomic stretch:
- a CDS encoding DUF4132 domain-containing protein, giving the protein MDKSFLETRLKTAYFSGLRKDIFNNNEREGIRLSKEHKQFIQDLIDPKRKGKGEENYHDLYLQEGHEKVRHYAELLDRLDTDNSFDGEYFNILEYCFGKEYATYLATFFRKMPSLPYLTGWERKSFRITYTENEDIRRRIFAKQLNFLVEAIINNKYDLTLEELVANSNDYHLSSFPIAELLAGAINNGNTQIERLLIDIVMGNHETYKVSREVLKALLFSESREGIEAIKKLLVAAQRQEGLRQTILEVVDQCSIEVFKEFIILINREQMYRFAAVVRAFDVWTGLMISAEKQSLVKRCFQLAEHFLEEPDTIPGAIMSNDSIEAYLALWACASENSGLELGQYLSTLAEDEKSQRKLLAFYLAKMTQIDPYKKLVSQNNLDHPDISVKIGALDLYNEFVKEVSEQEKKDYIRICSEIITEIPKDGIGLNTKLFAWQERRVKSSEIIWLMSNALDYGKESDCELIYPIYDLVDADARSIIVNKILPYTYFKGYNIKPHQRSFAFRILTDKSSYIRERALETIKKTEIKQDELPVFVSLLKGKSQSVKDAVYKIIFDKNKQYKLWVTDSLLSKKSIEQRLVGLDYLLKLKSGESDLDKTITGQEGIGLNTDTTFRQWIESKTAQFIQNRPKPTAKEKDALALLQSHGKEDAEATYANGYGKLYDPSKVTLLQDDKVNKDTLKGIIQENGIPVLYKDHTLNEYYTDSFRPSKSIEDINKDIRTLYDLFVNNFDFEYTSVSEWGSEVCLLSNGFKYLVRETDSDKDEFVLENYPLAEVWDEWYANSGLTPLDLCFISLNNKERIDEKSPGAIKRSFKKTLSNLGSFIPEYKIETPYKSRYYYSNPLYNIIHLLSKKYPYERKEEFWLSCLASAYYAVDPEEYSSKIERKYSGKVNWTGLPLMSRLQKEVENYDTLNDELFKSYWKLDNWRINFRKFEELNREGIRNYSFYLRAYELGLITVDDLYWKSFEKNAVSVLSSSRKVKRNYYREVLQPEDYERYPVLNELKENVINRIIQIELSRTVSETSVTKLITSVNEVRGVDYLFDFIAKLGKEKLVRGYISSYSNSVSLAETMSHLIRNCHPKTDDTQAQFNQHIKKSKLTDQKLLDIVMYAPQWLNFVENYLGWKLSSAVWWLQAHTKDDTTNPSEESIAMYSKLSLNDFSNGAVDVDWFKKAYKELGKKKWDMVYKSSKFLSMGGQKRAQLYADVLLGKTKITEVRKRIVDKRNQDYLKVYGLVPLSKKVPEKDVLNRYQFLLKFLKESKQFGSQRQASEKLSTQISMENLARTAGYADPIRLTWAMEAKEATQIMRNSVVEIDDVKVRIQIDNSGNAGLLVEKAGKHQKSIPAKLRKNKDIEALKASVKSLKEQYKRAKISLEEAMISGDGFELSEFRNLMEHPVIHPLVKDLVLVSGEKHGFWKNGQLHTALDRIFELADNDKLSIAHCTDLYATGEWSDYQRYCFSNSVKQPFKQIFRELYLPTADEKQENDKSRRYAGHQIQANKTLALLKGRGWIVNHDEGLQKIFHRENFIVSLLAYADWFYPSDVESPSIEAVEFYQKSSWKRLMITDIDKRVFSEIMRDLDLVVSVAHVGDVDPETSQSSMELRGAIARETASLFKLDNVEVKASNVIIKGVHQQYSLHLGSGVVHVMGGTAMNILPVHSQHRGKIFLPFVDEDPKTAEIISKMLLLAKDEKIQDPTIVQQIMNA; this is encoded by the coding sequence ATGGACAAGAGTTTTTTAGAGACAAGGTTGAAAACCGCTTATTTCAGTGGTTTGAGGAAGGATATTTTTAATAATAATGAAAGAGAAGGAATTAGGTTAAGTAAAGAACACAAGCAATTCATTCAAGATCTGATCGATCCCAAAAGGAAAGGTAAGGGAGAAGAAAATTACCATGACTTATATCTGCAAGAGGGCCATGAGAAAGTGCGCCATTATGCGGAATTATTGGATCGGTTAGATACCGATAATAGTTTTGACGGTGAGTATTTCAATATATTGGAATATTGTTTTGGTAAGGAATACGCTACTTATTTGGCAACATTTTTTAGAAAGATGCCTTCCTTGCCTTACCTCACAGGTTGGGAAAGGAAAAGTTTCCGGATTACTTACACGGAAAATGAGGATATTAGAAGAAGGATCTTTGCCAAGCAACTTAATTTTTTGGTTGAGGCTATAATAAACAATAAATACGACCTGACGCTTGAGGAACTCGTAGCGAACAGTAATGATTATCACCTCAGCTCCTTCCCTATAGCCGAACTTTTAGCTGGAGCGATCAATAATGGCAATACGCAGATAGAGCGACTGCTTATAGATATAGTAATGGGAAACCATGAAACTTATAAAGTAAGCAGAGAGGTCCTTAAGGCTTTACTTTTTTCCGAATCCAGAGAAGGTATCGAAGCGATAAAAAAGTTGCTTGTAGCCGCGCAACGACAAGAAGGCTTGCGCCAAACAATCCTGGAAGTGGTTGACCAATGTTCGATAGAAGTATTTAAAGAGTTCATCATACTAATCAATAGGGAGCAAATGTACCGTTTTGCGGCGGTGGTCAGAGCGTTTGATGTATGGACGGGCTTAATGATCAGTGCCGAAAAACAGAGCCTTGTAAAAAGGTGCTTTCAGTTGGCCGAACACTTTTTGGAGGAACCCGATACTATTCCCGGCGCTATCATGAGTAACGATAGTATTGAGGCTTATTTGGCGCTTTGGGCTTGCGCTTCGGAGAACTCAGGTCTTGAATTAGGTCAATATCTCTCGACGTTAGCGGAAGATGAAAAGTCGCAAAGAAAGCTGCTGGCGTTTTATTTGGCCAAAATGACTCAAATTGATCCGTATAAAAAATTGGTATCGCAAAATAACCTGGATCACCCCGATATTTCGGTAAAGATAGGCGCATTAGATCTTTACAACGAGTTTGTGAAGGAGGTATCCGAACAAGAGAAAAAAGACTACATACGCATTTGTTCCGAAATTATTACGGAGATTCCTAAGGACGGTATTGGGCTAAATACGAAATTATTCGCCTGGCAAGAAAGAAGAGTTAAGTCTTCCGAGATAATTTGGCTTATGTCTAACGCATTGGACTATGGCAAGGAGAGCGATTGTGAATTGATTTATCCTATATATGATCTGGTTGACGCCGATGCCAGATCAATCATAGTTAATAAAATATTGCCATACACTTACTTCAAAGGATACAATATTAAACCACACCAAAGAAGCTTTGCTTTCAGGATATTAACCGACAAATCGTCTTATATCAGAGAACGGGCGCTGGAAACCATTAAAAAAACGGAAATCAAGCAGGATGAGCTCCCGGTATTTGTCAGCTTGCTTAAAGGTAAATCCCAATCCGTAAAAGACGCTGTTTATAAAATTATTTTTGACAAAAATAAACAATACAAACTCTGGGTAACGGATAGCTTACTGAGCAAAAAGTCAATAGAGCAACGACTTGTCGGATTGGATTATCTTTTAAAATTGAAAAGCGGGGAATCCGATTTGGATAAGACAATAACGGGGCAGGAAGGTATTGGGCTTAATACGGATACTACTTTTAGACAATGGATTGAATCCAAAACAGCCCAATTCATACAAAACCGCCCGAAGCCTACCGCAAAAGAAAAGGACGCTTTGGCCCTATTGCAATCCCATGGTAAGGAAGACGCAGAAGCGACTTACGCCAATGGATACGGAAAATTGTATGACCCTTCTAAAGTGACTCTGCTGCAGGATGATAAAGTAAATAAAGACACTCTTAAGGGAATTATTCAAGAGAATGGAATTCCTGTATTGTATAAAGACCATACGCTTAACGAATACTATACGGACAGTTTTAGGCCCTCCAAATCAATTGAAGATATAAATAAGGATATCCGCACTCTTTATGACTTGTTTGTCAACAACTTCGATTTTGAATACACAAGCGTAAGCGAATGGGGATCGGAAGTATGTTTGTTGTCGAATGGGTTTAAATATCTAGTCCGTGAAACGGATTCGGACAAAGATGAATTCGTTCTGGAGAACTATCCTTTGGCTGAAGTTTGGGATGAATGGTACGCCAATTCGGGACTCACTCCGTTGGATTTGTGTTTTATTTCTTTAAACAATAAAGAAAGGATAGACGAAAAAAGTCCCGGTGCCATAAAAAGAAGTTTCAAAAAGACCTTAAGTAATTTAGGCTCTTTTATCCCGGAATATAAAATTGAAACTCCTTATAAATCGAGATATTACTATTCTAATCCACTCTATAATATTATACACTTATTAAGCAAAAAATATCCTTATGAAAGAAAAGAGGAGTTTTGGCTGTCTTGTCTCGCTTCGGCATATTATGCTGTTGATCCTGAGGAATATAGTTCGAAAATAGAAAGGAAGTATTCGGGAAAAGTCAATTGGACGGGTCTTCCTTTAATGAGCCGTTTACAAAAAGAAGTTGAAAATTATGATACCCTGAATGACGAACTTTTTAAATCGTATTGGAAGCTTGACAATTGGAGAATAAACTTCCGAAAGTTTGAAGAGCTTAACCGTGAGGGGATCCGCAATTATAGTTTTTATCTGAGGGCATACGAGTTAGGACTCATTACGGTGGATGACCTTTATTGGAAATCATTCGAAAAAAACGCCGTAAGCGTTTTGAGCAGTTCCCGTAAAGTAAAAAGGAATTACTACAGAGAGGTGCTTCAGCCCGAAGATTACGAGCGATATCCTGTATTGAACGAACTGAAAGAAAACGTTATCAACAGAATCATTCAGATTGAGCTGTCGCGTACGGTGTCTGAGACTTCTGTCACTAAACTGATTACGTCAGTCAATGAAGTGCGGGGTGTGGATTACCTGTTTGATTTTATCGCCAAATTAGGAAAAGAGAAATTGGTTAGGGGTTATATCTCTTCTTATTCCAATTCGGTTTCCCTAGCCGAAACTATGTCGCATTTGATCCGAAACTGCCACCCGAAAACCGATGACACTCAGGCACAATTCAATCAGCATATCAAAAAAAGCAAGCTAACGGACCAGAAGCTTCTCGACATCGTTATGTATGCGCCACAATGGCTGAACTTTGTCGAAAATTATTTGGGATGGAAGCTATCCTCGGCGGTTTGGTGGCTTCAGGCCCATACCAAAGACGATACGACTAACCCTTCCGAAGAGAGTATAGCCATGTATTCGAAGCTTTCCCTGAACGATTTCAGCAATGGCGCTGTAGACGTGGATTGGTTCAAGAAAGCGTATAAAGAGTTGGGCAAGAAAAAATGGGACATGGTATACAAGTCCTCTAAATTCCTAAGCATGGGAGGACAAAAACGGGCCCAACTATATGCGGACGTATTATTGGGTAAAACCAAGATTACCGAAGTAAGGAAAAGAATAGTGGATAAACGTAATCAGGACTATCTGAAAGTATACGGATTGGTGCCTTTGAGCAAAAAAGTTCCTGAGAAAGACGTATTGAACCGTTATCAGTTCCTGTTGAAATTTTTGAAAGAAAGCAAACAGTTTGGCTCGCAACGACAAGCCAGCGAAAAGCTTTCGACCCAAATTTCCATGGAGAATCTCGCGCGTACCGCAGGGTATGCCGATCCGATAAGACTTACTTGGGCAATGGAAGCCAAAGAGGCTACGCAGATTATGCGAAACTCAGTGGTGGAAATCGATGACGTTAAAGTTCGCATTCAAATAGACAATTCAGGAAATGCGGGATTATTAGTCGAAAAAGCGGGAAAACATCAAAAATCAATACCAGCCAAACTAAGAAAAAATAAAGATATCGAAGCGTTGAAGGCCTCGGTCAAATCGCTGAAAGAACAATACAAAAGAGCGAAAATAAGCCTGGAAGAAGCGATGATATCGGGAGACGGTTTTGAATTGTCGGAATTCAGAAATTTAATGGAACACCCCGTAATTCATCCATTGGTCAAAGATTTAGTATTAGTATCTGGAGAAAAACACGGGTTTTGGAAAAACGGCCAACTCCATACCGCTTTGGACAGGATCTTTGAATTGGCGGACAACGATAAATTAAGCATAGCGCACTGTACCGACTTGTACGCAACCGGAGAATGGAGCGACTATCAGAGATATTGTTTTTCCAATAGTGTCAAACAACCGTTCAAGCAAATTTTCCGTGAACTGTATTTGCCGACAGCGGATGAAAAGCAAGAAAACGACAAGTCTCGTCGATATGCTGGTCACCAAATTCAGGCAAACAAAACTTTGGCTTTGTTAAAGGGGCGTGGTTGGATAGTCAACCATGACGAAGGACTTCAGAAGATTTTTCATCGGGAAAATTTTATAGTTAGTTTACTGGCTTACGCCGATTGGTTTTACCCTAGCGACGTGGAAAGCCCAAGTATCGAAGCGGTAGAATTTTATCAGAAATCATCGTGGAAACGACTGATGATAACGGATATAGACAAAAGGGTTTTCTCCGAAATTATGAGAGACTTAGATCTGGTAGTATCAGTGGCCCATGTAGGCGATGTTGATCCAGAAACCAGTCAGTCGTCTATGGAATTACGCGGAGCTATTGCTAGGGAAACAGCCTCGTTGTTTAAGTTGGACAATGTGGAAGTGAAGGCGAGCAACGTGATAATAAAAGGAGTCCATCAGCAGTATTCATTGCATCTTGGCAGTGGAGTGGTGCATGTGATGGGAGGAACGGCTATGAATATCCTGCCGGTGCATTCGCAACATCGAGGAAAAATATTCCTCCCGTTTGTTGATGAGGATCCGAAGACAGCGGAAATCATTTCTAAAATGTTATTGCTTGCCAAAGACGAAAAAATTCAGGACCCTACTATCGTTCAGCAGATAATGAACGCTTAA
- a CDS encoding DUF4132 domain-containing protein, with the protein MNFLDQEKYRLSFNDDKLNLFKSSIINSLPPVHGGWKRYYERKDIWALPEYKNHIKSWPDSQKIEFLLYCVNIGRNDLNPVVSHHPTSTEKDRSVTTAISYAIFFLGEPSLASSANEDEVAKILGSIRHSRCWEPYIVSSWPISTFLNNIKPRYKDRLPSENTVKALNALADSIRKQYSYLDLNNQFRCLELIDEILSDEEHPEGVKPEYFMGEDSFALYSRKWLDGLASDKKRSDWFRLIALAKTAKGAQPKAKYLELAQPIVDSIGKEEFITGISEWVKHILGIKPELITLDIHRSGYTYQEQYYDFIIPPNIDILKGIIWTTALCNNAALAFDLGNLTERCYKKYPQIGALSAALGNACIFALSRFEVLEGVAQLARLSIRIKQASGKKTIEKFLGITAKEMGLTLDEIADLAVDDFGLVNGKSEFHFSDYRASLEFDGPGKSSIHWYKPDGSQQKTVPAFVKKDFADQLKKLKASKKQLDQTSATQRDRIDRMFRSDRKWAWVNFEKQYLEHGLISFFTKRLIWVFENTNISTRIGIYFGKKWIDAKGEVFAPSENDTVKLWHPSIASVEEVGAWRDFLVNNEIRQPVKQAYREVYILTDAEKDTGLYSNRMAAHILKQHQYVNLARVRGWKAELTGAWDYQASDFAEILLPEHGLKAQFWTSGVETDHGVTDSGILAYVSTDQVRFLKIDSDDTISLIDIPAVVFSEIMRDVDLFVGVASVGNDPEWQDSGVTPEVQSYWRSYLFGDLSEISQTRKDLLERLIPRLKINKVARVEGRFLVVKGKYRTYKIHIGSSNILMEPNEEYLCIVQSRGKKDITEKIFVPFEGDHGLSLVLSKAFLLAEDHKIKDPTILSQIRPQVQSEK; encoded by the coding sequence ATGAATTTTTTAGATCAAGAAAAATATCGACTGTCATTCAATGACGATAAGTTAAACCTATTCAAATCTTCCATTATAAACTCCCTTCCGCCTGTCCATGGAGGGTGGAAGAGATACTATGAACGTAAAGATATCTGGGCTTTACCAGAATATAAAAACCATATCAAAAGTTGGCCTGATAGCCAAAAAATTGAATTCTTACTGTACTGCGTCAATATCGGCAGGAATGACCTGAATCCTGTGGTAAGTCACCATCCCACCTCAACGGAAAAAGACCGAAGCGTTACGACAGCTATTTCTTATGCGATATTCTTTTTGGGGGAACCTTCGCTGGCTTCTTCGGCTAATGAAGATGAGGTAGCCAAAATATTGGGTTCTATACGACATTCAAGGTGCTGGGAGCCATATATAGTATCGTCATGGCCAATAAGTACATTTTTAAATAACATCAAACCCCGTTATAAAGATCGCCTGCCGAGTGAAAATACGGTAAAGGCTTTGAACGCACTCGCTGACAGTATTAGAAAACAATACAGTTATCTTGATCTGAATAACCAATTCCGGTGTCTGGAATTGATTGATGAGATCTTGTCGGATGAAGAACATCCGGAAGGAGTGAAGCCGGAGTATTTTATGGGAGAAGACAGTTTCGCCCTTTATTCCAGAAAATGGCTAGACGGTTTGGCTTCGGATAAAAAACGTTCCGATTGGTTTCGTTTGATAGCATTGGCAAAAACAGCGAAAGGAGCGCAACCCAAAGCGAAATACTTGGAACTGGCACAGCCAATTGTAGATTCGATAGGTAAAGAAGAATTCATAACTGGTATTTCCGAATGGGTAAAACATATTTTGGGGATCAAACCGGAGCTGATCACTTTGGATATCCACCGATCCGGATATACGTATCAAGAGCAATATTACGATTTCATTATTCCTCCGAATATAGATATACTGAAAGGTATAATCTGGACTACCGCATTGTGCAATAACGCAGCCTTGGCATTTGATTTAGGTAACCTTACCGAACGTTGTTATAAAAAATATCCTCAAATAGGCGCTTTGTCGGCGGCTTTGGGCAATGCCTGCATATTTGCGTTATCCAGATTCGAAGTCCTTGAAGGAGTCGCCCAATTAGCTAGGTTAAGCATCAGGATCAAACAAGCGAGCGGCAAAAAAACTATTGAGAAGTTTTTGGGAATCACAGCCAAAGAAATGGGACTAACCCTTGACGAAATAGCGGACTTGGCCGTAGACGATTTTGGTTTGGTAAACGGGAAATCAGAATTTCATTTTTCGGATTACCGGGCTTCTTTGGAATTCGACGGTCCCGGAAAGTCATCTATTCATTGGTATAAACCAGATGGCTCACAGCAAAAAACCGTTCCCGCTTTCGTGAAAAAGGACTTTGCTGATCAGCTTAAGAAGCTAAAAGCTTCAAAAAAACAGTTGGACCAAACCAGTGCGACACAAAGAGACAGGATAGACAGAATGTTTAGGTCCGATAGAAAATGGGCTTGGGTCAATTTTGAAAAACAATATCTGGAACACGGATTGATTTCCTTTTTTACCAAACGACTGATATGGGTTTTTGAAAATACGAATATTTCTACCCGTATAGGAATCTACTTTGGAAAGAAATGGATAGACGCAAAAGGCGAAGTGTTTGCGCCATCGGAAAATGATACCGTGAAATTATGGCATCCATCCATCGCTTCCGTAGAAGAGGTAGGTGCTTGGCGAGATTTTTTGGTAAACAACGAGATACGCCAACCGGTAAAGCAGGCATACAGAGAAGTGTATATACTCACCGACGCCGAGAAAGATACCGGATTATACAGTAACCGTATGGCCGCGCACATTTTAAAACAGCACCAATATGTGAATTTGGCAAGAGTGCGTGGTTGGAAAGCGGAACTAACCGGAGCGTGGGATTATCAAGCGTCTGATTTTGCGGAAATACTTCTGCCCGAACACGGGCTAAAGGCCCAATTTTGGACAAGTGGCGTGGAAACAGACCACGGGGTTACAGATTCGGGAATATTGGCCTATGTGAGTACTGACCAAGTACGTTTTCTGAAAATCGATTCGGACGATACAATAAGCCTGATTGATATACCTGCGGTTGTGTTTTCTGAAATCATGCGTGACGTTGATCTTTTTGTAGGGGTGGCCAGCGTTGGCAATGATCCAGAATGGCAAGATTCCGGAGTTACTCCGGAAGTACAATCATATTGGCGCAGTTATCTTTTCGGAGATTTATCAGAGATTTCCCAAACTAGGAAAGATTTATTGGAGCGCCTGATTCCTAGGCTTAAAATCAATAAAGTCGCTAGGGTAGAGGGCAGATTCTTAGTGGTAAAAGGAAAATACAGAACATATAAGATCCATATAGGAAGCTCTAATATCTTAATGGAACCCAATGAAGAGTATCTGTGTATTGTTCAATCAAGAGGTAAGAAGGATATAACCGAAAAGATATTCGTGCCATTTGAGGGAGACCATGGTTTGTCTTTGGTGTTGTCAAAAGCGTTCTTATTGGCGGAAGACCATAAAATAAAGGATCCGACAATTTTAAGCCAAATAAGGCCACAGGTACAGTCCGAAAAATAG
- a CDS encoding TlpA disulfide reductase family protein: MMERFNVLKYVLCLLITASCAKEEKRLELEKGMVVITGRVSNLDEGAQMIRFAAESTIESIEKTAIIDSLGNFRLKIELYHPQNVQGFLKKSIIKLYLRPFDSIHLDIDASLLSKERIPDFRITGTSPDAEISNEIQKYLQYCGEHGFNPDTKVKSTKEFLQILKEQINLQDSILQTFSKEYNPSMEFEDWAKKDIKYGIANYLLQYKFANQGYEGDLFDKSIFPINDDDAIVSSLYPLHLKHYALNVGIWQDSVTLNHLKTNNNVEAYRRCMETIISSVEEGLSRDIMSFKLLSGLLNESYEDYEIVSVKIDSYIENGLLKKVLSDKAYGYKNQKALDISFFDSDRQGEKKITRDFWTELKEKHKGKVVYVDIWATWCGPCRGEIPHAIKLHNYFKGKDIAFVNLCLASDKDEWLKMIKNSNIKGDNYFFNKAQEQLLRDQLQFDGYPTYLITDLSLAFPIAILEII, translated from the coding sequence ATGATGGAAAGATTTAATGTTTTGAAATACGTTTTATGCCTGCTCATTACGGCAAGTTGCGCAAAAGAAGAGAAACGGCTGGAATTGGAAAAAGGGATGGTCGTAATCACAGGAAGGGTAAGCAATTTGGATGAGGGCGCCCAAATGATCAGGTTTGCGGCCGAAAGCACAATTGAATCCATCGAGAAGACTGCCATTATTGACTCTTTAGGGAATTTCAGGCTGAAAATAGAGTTATATCATCCCCAGAATGTACAAGGATTTTTAAAAAAAAGTATTATAAAACTGTATCTCCGGCCATTCGACAGCATTCATCTAGACATTGACGCCTCCCTTTTGTCAAAAGAAAGAATTCCTGATTTTAGAATAACAGGGACAAGCCCCGATGCGGAAATCTCTAATGAAATACAAAAGTACTTACAGTATTGCGGGGAGCATGGATTCAATCCGGACACAAAAGTAAAGTCAACCAAGGAGTTTCTTCAAATATTAAAGGAACAGATCAACTTGCAAGACTCCATCCTTCAAACCTTTTCCAAAGAATATAACCCTTCAATGGAGTTTGAAGACTGGGCAAAAAAAGACATCAAATACGGCATTGCTAATTACCTCCTCCAATACAAATTCGCTAATCAGGGTTATGAAGGTGATTTGTTTGATAAATCGATTTTCCCAATAAATGATGACGACGCGATTGTCTCCAGTCTTTATCCTCTGCATTTAAAACATTATGCGCTGAATGTAGGGATATGGCAAGATAGTGTTACGCTTAATCATCTAAAAACGAATAACAACGTCGAAGCATATCGACGATGTATGGAGACAATTATAAGTAGTGTTGAGGAAGGCTTGAGCAGAGACATAATGAGTTTTAAGTTATTGTCAGGTTTGTTGAATGAGTCATATGAAGATTACGAAATCGTATCTGTGAAAATTGACTCTTATATAGAAAATGGATTACTAAAAAAGGTTTTATCTGATAAAGCATACGGTTATAAAAATCAAAAAGCTTTAGACATCTCATTTTTTGATTCGGATAGGCAGGGAGAAAAGAAAATAACAAGGGATTTTTGGACTGAATTAAAAGAAAAACATAAAGGAAAAGTGGTGTATGTCGACATTTGGGCTACTTGGTGTGGACCTTGTAGAGGGGAAATCCCGCATGCGATTAAATTGCATAATTATTTTAAGGGAAAAGATATTGCCTTTGTTAACCTGTGTTTGGCCTCAGACAAGGACGAATGGTTGAAAATGATTAAAAACAGCAACATTAAAGGGGATAATTATTTTTTCAATAAGGCCCAAGAACAGTTACTAAGAGATCAATTACAATTTGATGGTTATCCAACGTATTTAATCACTGACCTTTCGCTCGCCTTTCCTATTGCAATTTTGGAAATTATATGA
- a CDS encoding IS701 family transposase, with protein MKRRDGFELYTDYLIASRGQATSTGLSASLDNQIPHDYFSDLLKQPDMDQKAFWKEVKSFARSIEGEEAVLSIDDCIVHKPHSSENDIVAYHFDHTVGKAVKGINSLNFLLSNTVEGQTVNCPVAYEIVHKTVKYIDKNGKEKRKSEKTKNEMVLEVLHRLNFLNKLVFRYILFDTWFTASDTLKYIHYKLKKVFVCPLKSNRNIAMSEKDKNEGKFIHVSDAPIESGQVKRVWVKGVDFPVTLAKQVFTNRDRSTAEQWLVTNGENMAFEDIVAIYQKRWKVEEFHKSLKQNTMLGKSPTKMEITQLNHIFASMIAYIKLEKLKVKEKLNHFAIKSKLYLKMIKAAMEELDALRSA; from the coding sequence ATGAAAAGGAGAGACGGATTTGAATTATACACGGATTATCTTATTGCCAGTCGAGGGCAAGCCACCTCAACAGGGCTCTCAGCATCTTTGGACAATCAGATTCCCCATGATTATTTCAGCGACCTCCTCAAGCAACCGGACATGGACCAAAAGGCTTTTTGGAAAGAGGTGAAGTCTTTCGCCAGGAGTATTGAGGGCGAAGAGGCGGTTTTGAGTATCGACGATTGCATTGTCCACAAGCCTCATTCCTCGGAAAACGACATCGTAGCTTATCATTTCGACCATACTGTAGGCAAAGCGGTCAAAGGGATCAACTCCCTTAACTTTCTTCTGAGCAATACCGTGGAAGGACAAACGGTTAACTGTCCGGTCGCTTATGAGATCGTCCACAAGACGGTGAAATACATAGACAAGAACGGGAAGGAAAAGCGTAAAAGCGAGAAAACGAAAAATGAGATGGTACTGGAAGTTTTACACCGTCTAAACTTTCTGAACAAACTGGTTTTCAGGTACATTCTTTTCGATACGTGGTTCACCGCCAGCGATACGCTGAAGTATATTCATTACAAGCTCAAGAAGGTTTTCGTTTGCCCGCTGAAGAGCAACAGGAATATAGCAATGAGCGAAAAGGACAAAAACGAGGGCAAATTCATTCACGTTTCGGATGCGCCTATTGAAAGCGGTCAAGTGAAGCGGGTGTGGGTCAAGGGAGTTGATTTTCCTGTCACGCTCGCCAAACAAGTCTTTACAAACAGGGACCGGTCGACCGCGGAACAATGGCTGGTTACCAACGGGGAGAACATGGCTTTCGAGGATATCGTAGCGATCTACCAAAAACGGTGGAAAGTCGAGGAGTTCCATAAGTCGCTCAAGCAAAACACGATGTTAGGCAAGTCTCCCACAAAGATGGAGATTACCCAATTGAACCACATCTTCGCTTCCATGATCGCCTACATAAAACTGGAAAAACTGAAGGTTAAGGAGAAGCTGAATCACTTTGCGATAAAATCAAAATTGTATTTGAAGATGATAAAGGCTGCCATGGAAGAACTTGACGCCTTGCGGTCGGCCTGA
- a CDS encoding helix-turn-helix domain-containing protein, whose protein sequence is MREVETIDDFNKYFGMPAPILKDISVGKYDDIERQRPASPPIHPRIYRISLKYDFEKPDINNIAEEDIGEWQIFFSAPGTELEWKLDKPTSGYYIHISPELLENNQHLSFNFLHYGMHEALFLTKQEEKRLITLFDDTLKEYDAQNDSLDVLMAYINLIFSYIQRFYLRQFGSKNDNYHHLSQAFITELNQYYAENAEVKEYPNVGYFAEKLNVSTNYLSDIVKVNTKKTAKEHINKYILKQAKRLLDVRKHSISEIAYILGFEYPNYFARFFKRELGYSPSQYKKSIVSK, encoded by the coding sequence ATGAGAGAGGTAGAAACCATAGACGATTTCAACAAATATTTTGGGATGCCAGCTCCTATTCTTAAGGATATCAGTGTGGGAAAATACGACGATATCGAGCGGCAAAGACCTGCGTCTCCACCAATACATCCTAGAATCTATAGAATATCATTAAAGTATGATTTCGAGAAGCCGGACATCAATAATATAGCGGAAGAGGATATTGGTGAATGGCAGATATTTTTCTCGGCTCCCGGGACCGAACTGGAATGGAAATTAGACAAGCCCACGTCCGGGTATTATATCCATATTTCGCCGGAACTATTGGAGAACAATCAGCATTTGTCTTTTAACTTCCTTCATTACGGAATGCACGAAGCACTGTTTCTTACCAAACAGGAAGAAAAGCGTCTGATTACTTTGTTTGATGATACCTTAAAGGAATATGATGCCCAAAACGATTCGTTGGATGTTCTTATGGCTTATATAAATCTTATTTTCAGCTATATCCAGCGTTTTTATTTGAGACAATTCGGTTCGAAAAACGATAACTATCACCATTTAAGCCAAGCGTTTATCACGGAATTGAATCAGTATTACGCCGAAAACGCTGAGGTAAAGGAATATCCCAACGTAGGTTATTTTGCCGAAAAGCTGAACGTGTCCACAAATTATCTGAGTGATATTGTAAAGGTAAATACCAAGAAGACGGCTAAAGAGCATATCAATAAGTATATACTGAAGCAAGCCAAACGTTTGCTTGATGTCCGGAAACACTCAATCTCCGAAATCGCTTATATATTGGGTTTCGAATATCCCAACTACTTCGCTAGATTTTTTAAAAGAGAGCTAGGCTACTCACCTTCCCAGTACAAAAAATCGATTGTCAGTAAATAG